A genomic stretch from Vibrio neptunius includes:
- the lepB gene encoding signal peptidase I, translated as MANTFSLILVIVTLVTGIVWVLEKLVFAKQRQAKLAAVEAQTNGLDTATVEQVEKQPWWIENSVSIFPVIAAVLVLRSFIYEPFQIPSGSMKPTLLVGDFILVEKYAYGLKDPVWRTQLVETGKPERGDIVVFKYPPQPNIDYIKRVVGLPGDTVRYSSKKEVCVQPKGESQCTQVPLSNVEESPFIQDGVPLIQLNEKLGEVEHQILVNPLRRDRVSAYQPRAGVNEWVVPQGQYFVMGDNRDNSADSRYWGFVPEANLVGKAVGIWISFEFERSADSVLPSWIPTGVRFNRIGGIN; from the coding sequence ATGGCAAATACATTTTCACTGATCTTGGTTATTGTCACTCTAGTCACTGGTATTGTTTGGGTGTTGGAAAAACTGGTGTTTGCGAAGCAACGTCAGGCTAAACTCGCTGCTGTTGAAGCTCAAACAAACGGACTGGATACTGCAACGGTTGAACAAGTGGAAAAGCAACCATGGTGGATTGAAAACAGTGTTTCAATTTTCCCTGTTATTGCTGCTGTCTTGGTATTGCGCTCGTTTATCTATGAACCGTTCCAAATCCCTTCAGGTTCAATGAAGCCGACCTTATTGGTTGGAGATTTCATCCTGGTTGAAAAATACGCATACGGTCTGAAAGACCCTGTGTGGCGTACACAACTTGTTGAAACGGGTAAACCAGAGCGCGGTGACATCGTAGTATTCAAATACCCACCTCAGCCAAACATTGACTATATCAAGCGTGTTGTTGGCCTACCGGGTGATACTGTGCGTTATAGCAGCAAGAAAGAAGTCTGTGTTCAACCGAAAGGTGAGAGCCAATGTACTCAGGTACCGTTGTCGAATGTGGAAGAAAGCCCATTTATCCAAGATGGTGTGCCACTGATTCAACTGAATGAAAAACTGGGTGAGGTTGAACACCAAATTTTGGTGAACCCATTACGCCGTGATCGCGTATCGGCTTATCAGCCACGTGCTGGTGTTAATGAGTGGGTTGTGCCGCAAGGTCAGTACTTTGTGATGGGTGATAACCGTGACAACAGTGCAGACAGCCGCTACTGGGGCTTTGTTCCAGAGGCGAATCTGGTTGGTAAAGCAGTAGGTATCTGGATAAGCTTTGAGTTCGAACGCAGTGCAGATAGCGTTTTACCATCATGGATTCCAACTGGTGTTAGGTTTAACCGCATCGGTGGTATTAACTAA